The genomic window CACATTACCCTCAAATATGACTTTGTAGAATGAGTAGTCAAATTCAGAGAATTTACCAAATTGTGtcattcaacaaaacaaaacaaagactttatacataaacaaatctctctcttaaGAAAAATTTTCTACAAACCTCAAAacattcttccttcttctcctccttatTCTCTCTACGACTTTTAAAGACAGAACCCAGACGATGGTTATGATCATGAAGATGTCTTTGTGGTCTCTTTCTTAAATGATTTGGTTTGGTCCAAATCTCTTTCTCGTTTTCCATTTATTCTTTCCTTATAGAGTCCAATCacaatcctctgtttttggtcCCCTGTTTTGGTCTCTGTTTTTCAGATTGGTCTAAAAATCCAGAgaatagaaaaaagatttgatttttatcaCAAATCTCGATAATAATTCACAAAATCCAGTTTTGTTttcccaaaatcaaatcaaaaagtcattttttttgttcccgTTTTACCCTTTTTGATCATGGGTTGTGCGAGTTCGAAGCATCGTAAGCGTTGTCTCCATTGCCGGAGAGGATATTCTCCTCCGGTGGATGTACAGAGAAGTCACTCAGTGCATCACGCATCGCAAAACTCTGAAGATAGTTGTCACATGGTGGCTCTAAGTTCCTCAAGCCTTGGATCTCTCAAGCTATGTGATTCTTCTTTTGGGCATAATCACAAACACTTGGCGGACTTTAGCGAGAAGCTTGTTTCTGGCGAATCTGTGAAAACTGGAAATGGGTTTGGTCCGAATGTTGTCAGAGAGAAGtcagataaagagaaatcgaATTTGGAATTGCAAGCTAAGCTTATGGAAGCAAAGGTATGGTCAAGTATGATGAATGAGAAGATACCGAAGATTGTACCGAAAACTCCCATTGTTACGCCTCCTGGTGAGCCAGAAACGATTAATACTTGGGAAATGATGGATGGTCTTGAAGATGTTTTGAGTCCTTTACGATCACCTAATCATGTTAAGAGTTTCTCGTTTGATGTTGGTCCTAATGGAGGTAAGTCTAATGGTAGTGTTAAGCCGGTATGGCTTCaaatggaggaggaagaagaagggtttgaAGATTTTGATCCTGAGATCATTTCTTCGTTTAGGAAATCGCTTCAAGAACTTCCTTCTGATCATCCGTTTCACATTTCGAACCACGATTTCGAATTGAAACCGCGGTTCAATTTCTCTGATGAGgaaaaggaggaggaggaacaaaGTGTTGGTAAAGAGAGAGTGATACTTTACTTTACAAGTCTTAGAGGTATAAGGAAGACTTATGAAGAAAGCTGTGATGTTCGGGTTATACTAAAAAGCCTCGGGATTAGAGTGGATGAGCGAGATGTGT from Arabidopsis thaliana chromosome 3, partial sequence includes these protein-coding regions:
- a CDS encoding Glutaredoxin family protein (Glutaredoxin family protein; FUNCTIONS IN: electron carrier activity, protein disulfide oxidoreductase activity; INVOLVED IN: N-terminal protein myristoylation, cell redox homeostasis; LOCATED IN: plasma membrane; EXPRESSED IN: 24 plant structures; EXPRESSED DURING: 15 growth stages; CONTAINS InterPro DOMAIN/s: Thioredoxin fold (InterPro:IPR012335), Glutaredoxin (InterPro:IPR002109), Thioredoxin-like fold (InterPro:IPR012336); BEST Arabidopsis thaliana protein match is: Glutaredoxin family protein (TAIR:AT5G39865.1); Has 637 Blast hits to 625 proteins in 107 species: Archae - 0; Bacteria - 51; Metazoa - 127; Fungi - 21; Plants - 387; Viruses - 0; Other Eukaryotes - 51 (source: NCBI BLink).) translates to MGCASSKHRKRCLHCRRGYSPPVDVQRSHSVHHASQNSEDSCHMVALSSSSLGSLKLCDSSFGHNHKHLADFSEKLVSGESVKTGNGFGPNVVREKSDKEKSNLELQAKLMEAKVWSSMMNEKIPKIVPKTPIVTPPGEPETINTWEMMDGLEDVLSPLRSPNHVKSFSFDVGPNGGKSNGSVKPVWLQMEEEEEGFEDFDPEIISSFRKSLQELPSDHPFHISNHDFELKPRFNFSDEEKEEEEQSVGKERVILYFTSLRGIRKTYEESCDVRVILKSLGIRVDERDVSMHSGFKDELKELLGEKFNKGVGITLPRVFLGRKYIGGAEEIRKLNEDGKLEKLLGGCERVEENQNGNGLECEACGDVRFVPCETCSGSCKVYYEYEDDDDDDDEGDDDESVKEEREYGFQTCPDCNENGLIRCPVCCD